The window CTTTAATGTGATGGATACGATTGCACTTGCAATTGTAGCTTTGAATGATAAACCTACTGTTAATTTAATGGGTTTAACTTCAATTTCTCCATGTAAAAGTAGTAACATCAAGTCATACCATTTAGAATTGGGATACCTCGTATCTTATGACATAAATAAGGGGCAGTTGTTAGCCTACGGTCAATTAACTGATAATTCTTATATTCTTACTCCAAAATTAAAACTTACAGGAGGTTTTGCATTTGGAATGTGGTTTAAAAAACAAAATAAAATCACTGCTGGTGATTTTGTTGTTTCAATCGGCGGTTATCATCCACGTTTCACACCACCAGATCATTATCCTAAAAATATACCTCGTTTAGGTTTCGATTTCAAAGATGAAGGTATAAATTTCTATGGTAAAGCGTATTTCGCTATTACTCCAGCTTGCATGATGGCAGGTATTCAACTAGGACTATATACTGAGTTTGATTATGGAATTGTATATGGAGATTTTTCTATTAAGTTGAATGCGGATTTTTTAATAAAATACGCTCCTTTTTATTATAAAGCTGATATTTCTGCCAATATTCATGTGGTTGCAAGAGCATTATTCTTTAAAGTGACATTGGATATTTATGCAGCATTAAAAATTTCTGGGCCAAATTTTGGTGGATATGGTACTTTTAAAGTTAAAGGACATGAGATTCAAGTTTCTTTTGGGGAGAAACTTCAAGGACAAAATTCTTTATCATTTGAAGAATTTATAGATCATTATTTCCCTGAAAGTAATGAAGATAAAATATTGTCTTATAATATTACAAATGGAATTATTAATAAGTTTACACGTGATATCGAGGAAGTAATTATTGTAAATCCAAAAGATTTTGCATTAGAGATTAACTCTGAAATACCAATTACAAAAATTGATGGCAATTCTTTAAATACAATAATGCCTACGACAGTTATTAAACCAGTATGTAAACTAGATATCAATTTAGTTAATTCATTAGAACTAAAATTAACTATTAATGGTGATGTCTCAGGTTTTACTTCATTTGTTCCACAAGCTGTAAAACAATCGGTCCCAAAAGCCATTTGGACTGATAAGTTTAATGAGCCTACCTCATCTACTAATAAAGCTCCTGATAGTGATAATGGATTATTAAAAAATGTTTGTAAAGGTATCAATTTAGCATTTAAACAAGAAAATCCTAAACTTAGTCCAATCACGGTTTCTTTATATGACACCTTTGTTAAAGATTATAATAATGAACAGCAAATCAGAAGTTTTGAAACTGAGAAGGTGAATTATGATTTATTTCCTAATAAAGGAAAAATGAAAACGTTTGGAATATTAAGTGAATCAGATATAGATATTAGTGACCTAGATGGTACTATTAAAGTGTATGATTATAAAACACAATTAGCTAATTATTCAATAAATTAAAATGTCAAATAAAAAAATAGGACTTGCTCCATACCATATACCTACTGTAGCTGCAGGAGAATACAATATTGCAGCGAGTTTAAAAAATAATTTAGAACAAAATGTAACACAAGAAATAAAATTCGGTGTTGCTGGATACAACGCTTCAATTCCTCAAAATGAAGTTTTAGCTGTATATCCACCTAGAGAGCATACAGGTAATTTTGCGGGTACTTTTCCGCATATTCAGTTTAGAAGAAGTACGCTTCCATGGGAATATAAAGTAAATCAAACAGACAGCCATGACAAGAGATTTCCATATATATTTTTAGTTTTATTAAAAGAAAAAGAACTTAATGATTTCCAAATTATCACAACGGATACAAATCAACTTGAAGGATCAACAGAATCTCCAGATGAACCAAAACCTTTGAAGATTATAAAACATAATAATTCTGAATTATTTCCCAAAGCTGATTTAATTAAAAATTTAGCACACGTTCGAGTTCAAGAACATACAGAAATCAAGAATCTTAATCTTCCAAAAGAAACGAGTATTTTAGTTTCTCACCGCATGGTAGAACCCAATACGAAGTATAGAGCATTTGTTTGTTACTATGCTAAAGAAATGACGGATAAATATAAAATGATTACCGATACTGTAACGCATCCGAACAGTTGTGTTATTCTTAATGAATGGTCTTTTGAAAGTATTGGCGCCGATCTGTATCAGATTGATAAGGATAAATTAAAGAATCATCCTGCATATAATATCTTTAATGAAAATTTAAAAGATTCTGAAATAGATACATTAGAAGAAATAAAAAAACATGCAAAGCCAGAACTTATATCTTTAATTGGAGAAAACCAAGCCTATTTAAAAGAACGTGATGAAAATTGGGAGAATTGGAAAAATAAAGATGATTTAAAGGGATTTGAAGAGCAAGAGAAGGATAAAAAAGGTAACAATCACATTCTCGAATACCTTCAATATAATGGTAAAAACTTAAAAGGGTATTTGCATGAGTTAGAATTACAACCGTTCAAAACGTTTCTTAAAAAGAAGGTTTCTGGAACCGAATTGGTAGATTACCCAAGTCAGATAAAGAATCTATTAGATATTGCAAAAGTTCCCCTAGAGCACCAACTTAAAGCGGGCGGTAAAATGGTATCTTGGTATCAAGGCCCTTTTACGAATGGAAAAATTTTATTTGATATTTTAGGTGAATTAAATCGTAAGGGTATTAAAGATGTTCCCAATCATCAAGATTATTTAAATCTTTTTAACGAAGATACTGGAATGTATGATATGACCTATTCGGTAGCTTGGCAATTAGGTCGTTTGATGATTATGAATGATAACAAAGTACTTCAAGAATTAAAAAAATGGAAGTATGAGATAGAAATATACAATTTGGTTAAAGAACAAAATGAACTAAATCATTTGCCAAATTTAAAAAACAATAAACCTGTGATATCAGATTTATTAATGAATTATGTTACAGAACTCATTCAGTTTAGAAATTTTCCGCTGTATTATTTATTACCTCATGCCGATTTAAGTACAGAAGAAAGTATCAAATATTTTAAAATTGACAATTCTTGGATTTTGGCATTTTTATTCGGAATTTTTAGTTCTGGGCCTACTTTAAGAATGACGGATTTTGAAAACTATATTTTAAAAGAGAAAAAATTAGAATCAATATTCAATAAGGTATCAGAATATTATGGTATTCTCTTACAAACTCAGACCATTAAAAACTGGCCACATCTTGTTGTTGAGTTAGGTAAATTACACGACGTTCATTATGTTACGACTATCAATAGTACACTTCGTTTATATATTACTGACGAGCCTTTTTCTTCTGTAGAAATGTATCTGAAAAATGAAAATGCTCATTTTGGTATTATTTATAAAGACAATAAAGCCAAGACAATTACTATAGATGGTAATGAAGATAGCACCTGTATAGCCAATAAATACTTATGGAAACAACCTCGTGTTGTTCTCAATTTGAAATAAAAATCTTAATTAGTCATTCCTTAAAAAGCTAGTTTTCATTTTGAAAATTATACTTGCATAAAAAAGTTCGGAGAAGAATTTCGAGCCAAAGAGTGATTTGCTCTTTAATTTGGTTCAATCTCATCTTCAGATTGTATCCAATTCCAGCTAATAAGGCATTATTGATATCTCCAGCTACTCCTTTAAGGAAGTTTAATCCTAAGGAGTGGTTTCTTTTTAGATGTGAGATACAAGGCTCTATCGCTGCTCTTGCTCGGAATCTCAATCTTGCAACTTGTTGCTCATATCTTGTTTTTTCTTTTTTTGTGGGAAGCAAAATTACCGTCCCTTCTACTACTTTTATTCCTCTAAATCCTCGGTCTGTACTCGCTTTCTTAGGCCTTGTTCCTCCAACGGATTTTCTTACTCGCTCACTTTGTGCTAATGATTCTTCCAATGTTTTGCTATCGTGAGGATTGCCTGAAAATCTTTTTATAGAACTGATGATGCCTGTTTTCCTTCCTCGAACTACCGCCACTTTTGTCCCAAACTCGTATGCCTTTCCCGATTTCCCTTTCGCAATACAGGCAACCTGTGATTCGTGCAAGCTGTAAATTTTATCTTTCGTGTTGCGTTCTTGAGTGAGTGCTTTGAGGTAAATTTTAAAAACTTCTTCATAGTCTTTCAAAATAGTTGAAGGAAGTTTTCTTTCCAATTCCCGAAGCACTCTTTTCCCAATCGTTCTGAGCTTCTTTCTTGCCATTTTTGCCTTCTTCTGTCTTCTCGGATGGTGCCCAAAATAAGCATCTCGCAACAATTGTTTGCTTACTCTTTTATAGCTTTGTCTTTGAATTACCCCTTCTTTTTCAGCTATTTTTACGCAATTGTCTATTACTTTTTTTGCCAGTTTTGAATCCGTAGGAAACGTAATATTCTTCTCTTGAACCGTGGTATCAATCTGAACTTCATCTTCTGTTTTGGCTTTTGGATGAAGAGAAACGCTTTGTCCTAAAAGGAATTCTAACCCCTTCTCGCCAATTCTCTTTCTAAAGTGTACAAAATTACTCGGATCAAAAGGCTGCTGGGTCTGAAAAAAATCTTCGCCCGTAAAATATTGCCAATACGCATTCTCAATCCATCTTTCTACAACCGTTTCGTCACTTTCTTTAAACATCTCTTTCAACAGAAGCATTCCTGCTATTTTACGAATTGCAACCGAGGGTCTTCCTTGTTCGGAAAACAGTTTTGCAAATTCTTGCGCCATTTTCTCCCAAGAGATTTCGTGAGCCAATTTTACCAACGGATGCTCCATATTAATGAGTTCCGTAAGTCTGGTCTTGAATAAATTTTGCTGTAAATCTGGTTTTATTTTACCTAACATTTTGCCGCTTTTTACACCCTAAAAATACGGTTTCTTGCAATTTTTTACAGTAATTTTTTCTTAAATCCTAAAATATAAAACTGAAAACCAAAACGTTAAAATGTTTTTAAGGAGTGACTATTTATCAGATAAGATCTTAATTTAAATTCTTTGTCAAATACACAGTATATCAATAGGTAAGATAATACGGCAATTCTCATACTGACCATTCTGCAATAGAAATTCTTAAAGCATTTTATTGTGATTGATTCAAATATGAAAGCTTAGCGGGTTTATCATAAAGAATTAACTATTGAATATAAATAATGAAAAATGGCAGCATATGCATTTGCAAGAAAGTATAATGCAGAATGAGCAAATTAATTAAATACTTTTAACAAAAGCGTTTTTTTATAATAGATCTTCGTAGAGTTCGTAAATTTTTATGAAAATATGTAGATTTGATTCACTAACCTGAAGAAATTC is drawn from Chryseobacterium muglaense and contains these coding sequences:
- a CDS encoding IS5 family transposase, whose amino-acid sequence is MLGKIKPDLQQNLFKTRLTELINMEHPLVKLAHEISWEKMAQEFAKLFSEQGRPSVAIRKIAGMLLLKEMFKESDETVVERWIENAYWQYFTGEDFFQTQQPFDPSNFVHFRKRIGEKGLEFLLGQSVSLHPKAKTEDEVQIDTTVQEKNITFPTDSKLAKKVIDNCVKIAEKEGVIQRQSYKRVSKQLLRDAYFGHHPRRQKKAKMARKKLRTIGKRVLRELERKLPSTILKDYEEVFKIYLKALTQERNTKDKIYSLHESQVACIAKGKSGKAYEFGTKVAVVRGRKTGIISSIKRFSGNPHDSKTLEESLAQSERVRKSVGGTRPKKASTDRGFRGIKVVEGTVILLPTKKEKTRYEQQVARLRFRARAAIEPCISHLKRNHSLGLNFLKGVAGDINNALLAGIGYNLKMRLNQIKEQITLWLEILLRTFLCKYNFQNEN
- a CDS encoding DUF6603 domain-containing protein — translated: MGNIDIILDVQIRGTQVQLKGLKEGDNYEFGAEVETQKLLLSVLDEDHQNNPFLNLLPDLTSYELLNEKVEENRKYTHTLKNTYKFGEAERKNEVVVVKSEHFTSFKFKYENIGLLNKLLEDIPFVSELMAVETAITSIEALYLNINKDQKVDAKDIKLILESKEESKIKLENGLSIIIKYKDKGDKENYFVLGSAKKEERKQKQEVKNDAEAKVEKKSNQKLPFKTSFSFQSKDKTLNFVFNPEINIAGLSLNLIDLSFEASRNTEKPGYQFTPSISGFEIGFENKAFSIQGALYYNDEGASKEYNGTLIIKSAKFEMVLVGSYIKMKDYSSILAFGYLGIPIPLHPAFNIEGLAAGFGMNRTFVLPKMEQIESFPLLQIIKDQKLKSPIKDFFKDINYYFSPQKDSLVLIAGLKFNSFNVMDTIALAIVALNDKPTVNLMGLTSISPCKSSNIKSYHLELGYLVSYDINKGQLLAYGQLTDNSYILTPKLKLTGGFAFGMWFKKQNKITAGDFVVSIGGYHPRFTPPDHYPKNIPRLGFDFKDEGINFYGKAYFAITPACMMAGIQLGLYTEFDYGIVYGDFSIKLNADFLIKYAPFYYKADISANIHVVARALFFKVTLDIYAALKISGPNFGGYGTFKVKGHEIQVSFGEKLQGQNSLSFEEFIDHYFPESNEDKILSYNITNGIINKFTRDIEEVIIVNPKDFALEINSEIPITKIDGNSLNTIMPTTVIKPVCKLDINLVNSLELKLTINGDVSGFTSFVPQAVKQSVPKAIWTDKFNEPTSSTNKAPDSDNGLLKNVCKGINLAFKQENPKLSPITVSLYDTFVKDYNNEQQIRSFETEKVNYDLFPNKGKMKTFGILSESDIDISDLDGTIKVYDYKTQLANYSIN